The Podospora pseudocomata strain CBS 415.72m chromosome 1 map unlocalized CBS415.72m_1, whole genome shotgun sequence genome has a segment encoding these proteins:
- a CDS encoding uncharacterized protein (EggNog:ENOG503P0YR; COG:S), with protein sequence MTTTPCSLPCVSHIVGPDRGSNNEIMEAQNHQPPPPSRPTETMMDPQRQQEPISSSSSTTEAEVETPTNNPPPPPPPKTLLTASKIWNYLNQDIKPTTFAEIQLTLLTFCIGLQDAVSFPDFHCFASNQTGNTVFLVLAIILPEMNGEMFVTSNIAVALGFFLAAAYLTGQLGHIIGPRRRLYIIICNLIQTCLVFATAVLQYKKGVEPQGTRTLLAIGFLATAAGSQVVVSRSLKMTEISTAMATAAWLDLVIDPDLMRVKNRGRNRRLMFLGSLILGTLVGAVIFKRVGSAVALFVSAGGKGVVTGMWFGVEGEESRKREGREEKGEMGVMV encoded by the exons ATGACAACAACGCCTTGCTCTTTACCTTGCGTATCGCATATTGTTGGGCCGGATAGAGGGTCGAATAACGAGATTATGGAAGCTCAgaatcatcaacccccaccgccatcacGACCTACAGAGACGATGATGGATCCTCAAAGACAACAAGAACCTAtctcgtcttcatcctccaccaccgaggccgaAGTCGAAAcacccaccaacaaccccccaccaccaccaccaccaaaaacccTCCTCACGGCTTCGAAAATATGGAACTACCTCAACCAAGAtatcaaacccaccaccttTGCCGAGATCCAACTTACGCTTTTAACATTCTGCATCGGTTTACAAG ACGCAGTCTCCTTCCCCGACTTCCACTGCTTTGCCTCCAACCAAACAGGCAAcaccgtcttcctcgtcctagccatcatcctccccgagATGAACGGCGAAATGTTTGTCACCTCCAACATCGCCGTCGCCCtgggcttcttcctcgcggCCGCCTACCTCACCGGCCAGCTCGGGCACATCATtggcccccgccgccgcttgTACATCATAATCTGTAACCTCATCCAGACCTGCCTCGTCTTTGCGACTGCTGTCCTGCAGTACAAGAAGGGGGTCGAGCCCCAGGGTACACGAACCCTCCTGGCGATTGGGTTTCTTGCCACTGCTGCGGGATCGCAGGTTGTGGTGAGTAGGAGTTTGAAGATGACCGAGATTAGCACGGCgatggcgacggcggcgtgGTTGGATTTGGTGATTGATCCTGATTTGATGAGGGTGAAAAATAGGGGGAGGAAtaggaggttgatgttttTGGGGAGTTTGATTTTGGGGACGTTAGTGGGGGCGGTGATTTTCAAGAGGGTGGGGAGTGCGGTTGCGTTGTTTGTTAGtgctggggggaagggggtggtgacggggatgtggtttggtgttgagggggaggaaagtaggaagagggaggggcgagaagagaagggggagatgggggtgatggtttaa
- a CDS encoding uncharacterized protein (EggNog:ENOG503NWEV; COG:P), whose translation MGLKLAHLYAAPEVNPVNRKARAIPFFNPINVYGRVFFFSWFGFMIAFWAWYTFPPLLTHTIKYDLNLSPAEVANSNIVSLLATLLVRVIAGPLCDQFGPRKVFGGLLLVGAIPLGLAPLVQNINGLYVSRFFIGILGGSFVPCQVWSTGFFDKNVVGTANALTGGFGNAGGGITYFIMPAVYDAFVASGRSPGQSWRLTFIIPLVMVIATGTALLLLCPDTPTGKWADRHLQAKENLQAHGIDETIVDIPGAITDRLPSTPPDSNHEKVDLKIERKTSAAFDHEAQLSKTEMIHTAQGEIVQKPTLKEALQVARSPQTIFHILTYSCSFGSELAINAILASYYVKNFPSLGQTAASNYAAIFGFLNFVTRPLGGIVSDILYNYFGRSLWLKKMWIVVCGAVTGVLLIVIGVLDPRDQGVMFGLVAVMAVFLEAGNGANFSLVPHVHPFANGILSGLTGAGGNLGGVVFAVVFRFMDGGKGYARGFWVIGVVNLGIALGVSWIRPLPRGQVGGH comes from the exons ATGGGCCTCAAACTCGCTCACCTTTACGCTGCCCCTGAGGTTAACCCCGTTAACCGAAAGGCGCGGGCGATACCTTTCTTTAACCCTATCAATGTTTACGGCCGGgtgttcttcttctcgtgGTTCGGTTTCATGATCGCGTTCTGGG CTTGGTATACATTCCCACCATTG CTCACACATACTATCAAATATgacctcaacctctcacCGGCTGAGGTagccaacagcaacattGTCTCTCTTCTAgccaccctcctcgtcagGGTCATCGCCGGCCCATTATGCGATCAATTCGGTCCCCGCAAAGTCTTTggcggccttctcctcgtcggcgCCATTCCCCTCGGCTTGGCCCCTCTAGTGCAAAACATCAACGGGCTCTACGTCTCCCGCTTCTTCATCGGTATTCTCGGCGGCTCTTTTGTCCCCTGCCAAGTCTGGTCAACCGGCTTTTTCGACAAGAACGTCGTCGGCACGGCCAACGCCCTGACCGGCGGCTTCGGCAACGCGGGAGGCGGCATCACCTACTTCATCATGCCCGCCGTCTACGACGCCTTTGTCGCCAGCGGCCGCTCCCCGGGGCAATCCTGGCGGCTGACGTTCATCATCCCTCTTGTCATGGTCATCGCAACGGGGActgccctccttctcctctgcccCGACACCCCCACCGGCAAGTGGGCCGACCGTCACCTCCAAGCAAAGGAGAACCTTCAGGCCCACGGCATCGATGAGACGATCGTCGACATCCCCGGCGCCATCACCGACCGGTTGCCTTCCACCCCACCAGACAGCAACCACGAGAAGGTTGACCTGAAGATTGAACGGAAGACTTCAGCCGCGTTTGACCACGAGGCGCAGCTTTCAAAGACGGAGATGATCCACACTGCCCAGGGGGAGATTGTCCAGAAGCCGACACTGAAGGAGGCCCTCCAGGTCGCGCGCTCCCCGCAGACGATTTTTCACATTTTGACGTACTCGTGCTCTTTTGGGTCGGAACTGGCGATCAATGCCATCCTGGCGTCTTATTACGTCAAGAATTTTCCTTCGCTCGGGCAGACGGCTGCGTCGAACTATGCTGCCATTTTTGGGTTTCTCAATTTTGTTACGCGCCCTCTTGGGGGTATTGTGTCTGATATTTTGTACAATTATTTTGGACGCTCGctgtggttgaagaagatgtGGATCGTGGTTTGTGGTGCTGTCActggggtgttgttgatcgTGATTGGGGTTTTGGATCCGAGGGATCAGGGGGTGATGTTTGGATTGGTCGCGGTGATGGCGGTTTTTTTGGAGGCGGGGAATGGTGCGAATTTTAGCTTGGTGCCGCACGTGCATCCGTTTGCGAATGGGATTTTGTCGGGGTTGACGGGGGCGGGTGGGAACTTGGGCGGGGTGGTGTTTGCGGTTGTGTTTAGGTTtatggatggggggaaggggtatgCGAGGGGTTTTTGGGTGATTGGGGTTGTTAATCTTGGGATCGCTTTGGGGGTGAGTTGGATTAGGCCGCTGCCGAGGGGGCAGGTTGGGGGGCATTAG
- the CYS3_1 gene encoding cystathionine gamma-lyase cys3 (COG:E; EggNog:ENOG503NU9U) produces the protein MARFHVVSPLFSLSLRLLDYFFQGSSKEPLLRDLPRSPLSRLGNRRGTSFSLISKRALQQASAGARCARSAQFRNPTVFFILSPQGRCRDFYKNHPTPLLLNVPPRFPYITTRGSHSPTNKTYRMTITTPPRASSPSSGFGTRAVHAGSEHDPSTGAVIPAISLSTTFAQTAVGQPVGEYEYSRSSNPNRKNFEDMVAALENAKHALAFSSGSATTAVILQSLASGSHVISVSDVYGGTHRYFTQVAKAHGVKVTFTPEIEVDIREHITPATKLVWIETPSNPTLRLVDIRAVATAAHEHGIMVVVDNTFLSPYIQNPLDHGADIVVHSVTKYINGHSDVVMGVAAFNSEELFKRLSFLQNAIGAIPSAFDSWLAHRGAKTLHLRAREATTNATAVGHALEASPHVIAVNYPGLDSHPHRAIAKKQHRNGMGGGMLSFRIRGGHAAAERFCQLTRIFTLAESLGGVESLCEVPSSMTHAGIPKEQREAVGVFDDLVRLSCGVEDAEDLKNDVLQALERAVAETSNGNGTNGVNGH, from the exons ATGGCGCGATTTCACGTGGTCAGCCCTTTGTTTAGCCTGTCTTTGCGTCTTCTCGACTATTTCTTTCAAGGAAGCTCGAAGGAACCACTCCTTCGAGATCTGCCAAGATCTCCACTGTCTCGGCTTGGCAACAGGAGGGGCACCTCTTTTTCGCTGATTTCAAAGCGAGCCCTCCAACAAGCATCAGCTGGAGCAAGGTGTGCCAGGTCGGCTCAGTTTCGGAATCCCACAGTGTTTTTTATTTTAAGCCCGCAGGGTCGATGTCGCGATTTTTATAAAAATCACCCAACGCCTCTACTATTAAACGTGCCCCCACGCTTCCcctacatcaccaccagaggCTCGcactccccaaccaacaaaaCGTACAGGATGACTATCACGACACCACCAAGggcctcttccccctcgtCGGGCTTTGGCACCAGAGCCGTCCACGCCGGCTCTGAGCACGATCCCAGCAC CGGTGCCGTGATccccgccatctccctctcgaCGACCTTTGCGCAAACGGCCGTCGGCCAACCGGTTGGTGAGTATGAGTACTCTAGGTCCTCCAACCCTAATCGCAAAAACTTTGAGGACATGGTGGCGGCCCTCGAGAACGCCAAGCATGCCCTCGCCTTCTCTTCCGGTAGCGCCACCACTGCCGTGATCCTCCAGTCGCTTGCCTCTGGCTCGCACGTCATCTCTGTCTCCGACGTCTATGGCGGCACCCACCGTTACTTCACCCAGGTCGCCAAGGCCCACGGTGTGAAGGTCACCTTCACCCCCGAGATCGAGGTTGACATCCGCGAGCACATCACCCCTGCCACCAAGCTGGTATGGATCGAGACTCCCAGCAACCCTACCCTCCGTCTCGTCGACATCCGCGCCGTCGCTACTGCTGCCCATGAGCACGGCATCATGGTTGTTGTCGACAACACCTTCCTGAGCCCTTACATCCAGAACCCTCTTGATCACGGCGCCGATATTGTGGTGCACAGTGTCACCAAGTACATCAACGGCCACAGCGACGTCGTCATGGGTGTCGCCGCCTTCAACAGCGAGGAGCTCTTCAAGAGGCTCTCGTTCCTGCAGAACGCCATCGGCGCCATCCCCTCGGCGTTTGACTCGTGGCTTGCCCACCGTGGAGCTAAGACTCTGCACCTGCGTGCCCGCGAGGCCACGACCAATGCGACGGCTGTCGGCCACGCCCTGGAGGCCAGCCCCCACGTCATCGCGGTCAATTACCCCGGTCTCGACTCTCACCCGCATcgcgccatcgccaagaagcagcaCCGCAACGGCATGGGTGGCGGCATGCTGTCATTCCGCATCCGTGGGGGTCACGCCGCGGCCGAGCGTTTCTGCCAGCTGACCAGAATCTTTACACTTGCCGAGTCCCTGGGCGGTGTTGAAAGCTTGTGCGAGGTGCCAAGCAGCATGACCCACGCTGGTATTCCTAAGGAGCAGCGTGAGGCTGTTGGTGTCTTTGACGACCTTGTCCGTCTCAGCTGCGGTgttgaggatgccgaggacCTCAAGAACGATGTTCTCCAGGCTCTTGAGCGTGCTGTTGCCGAGACTTCCAACGGCAACGGTACCAATGGTGTCAACGGTCACTAA